GAAAAATGATCCCTGAAGTAATCGGCAACACCAATTCTTCTGAACAAAGCAGGTGATCTCTCCGGAGAAATAAGGCTTGGTGCTGGTCCCATATCTCCATCCAGCTTTGGGCTGTAAAATGTGGCAATAGAGAGCCTCTCCTTCTCCGAGTTCACTGTTGCCCGATGCTCGATGCTTCGGTATGTTCCATTTGTCACGATCTGCATGTGCGTCATGTAACAAAGCCCCTTTAATTTCACATATATGTATCGACAATAGGCATAAGTACTGGACATAATTTCCAATCTCCTTTTTAACTATTTTCTTATACAAGAAATACTTTATATTTCAttaaagtaaattaataaattaacaaaatttgatATGGTACGTCAGATCGTAAAGTTggctaatttattataaaacatatCTAATGCATCACATAAAcatcaatttatgaaattatttttgttaaacctTTTTATCACAGTAACATATCTAATGAGCAATTTCTTCTCCTCACCAGCCTCATGCTTAGTTTGTTACGTTTTAAATATAAACAGGTGTTTATAGACGCAATGattcatctaaaaaaatctgaaaaatactTGAAGTGGGTCCTTGCCCAGCTTCCATTGGCGACAAAggcgagtttttttttttcatttattcttcTAATTTTCAAGATCTTGGGCTACTTACCTCCAGAATATCACCAATGTTGACAATGAAAGCGTTTGGTAGGGGTTTAACAGGAATCCACATCCCATTTTTCCTTATCTGTAGGCCTTCCATCTCATTGACTTGCAGGAGAATTGTTAGGCCAACGGAATCAGAGTGAGGCTTGAGACCAATGGCAAGCTCTGGCTGCGGACATGGAGGATAATAATTCATCCTCATGCCTTGCCACCCTTCTTCAAACAAATCAGTCATATCCCCAGCTTCCATTCTCAGAGCTTTTGCCATTAGGTCAAAGATTTTCATTGCAAGAGCTTTTAATTCAGCCGAGTAAGCTTCTAAATTGTCTCTGCAAATTAAAGAAGGTATATACACTTTAGTGATCCTTTACTCGATAGATCAAatgctttaattaatatatctaaAGTTCGGAGAAATGCACGTTTTATTCTTACTGTCCAAATATAGAGATAGGTGTAAAGATTGTTAGCAAATgctattaataataaaatctatcattcTTGTTAGCTTAAACTTTTGGAATAAACGATGATAATTTCATATAGTATCATAGCATAgttacattaattaatatatatatgactaattttttcattaattagcATATATGAAACTATGTATGGTactgtttaaatattaaaaccaaTTATTGAATTGTGTAAATTTAGAGAGAGAACCTCAACGGGAGAGGGAGCTTGGGAAACAAGTGCGGCTTCCTCAAATGGGTAGGAAGAGTGACCATGTAGAAAAGGTCTCCCCAGTCGAGCTTCTGCTCGTCAGAGACGACAAAGGCCTGCCCAAATCCCTCTATATCCCCTCCTTGTTGCCaatatttcttcttctcttccattGGGAGTTCAAAGAATTCTTGAATGCCAGACTTCACATTCTCCAACAACGAACTGCTCACCCCATGGTTTATCAGCTGTAGtgcatataattataattaatccaTATTCTTTTAAGATAACGTACACTCCATCaacaatttttactttttaaattattgttaattCGATCTGGTTGCGAGAAAATACCTGGAAGAAACCCCATTCCTGAGAAGCAAGGTGCAACTTGTCGAGCTCTGAGAAATCCTCGTTGTTGGAAAGTATGGTTTGCAAGTCGATGACAGGGAGTTGGGGTAAAGAAGAGGTATTTGAAATGATGAGGGGAGGATCTTGATGGGGTATCACATATCGTGGTGGAATTGTAGACTTTTTCTCCTTGGCCAGATCTTGAACCCATGGCACTGCAATAGATCTTCCCAGGGTCTGTAGCTTTTCTTGATGATCCATAGCTTTTAACAGATATATCAAACCAAAACCcacaatgatatatatatatatatataatatgttcttctctctccctctgattaattttctaattcatagCTAATTGCGGCCCACTCTCATTTATATATAGGCCGTACGTAGGACCTGATATCTGAGCACAGAGTTTTGAAATAAGATAAAGATGACAGAGTTGGAGGCTGCTATCTAAATTGGTTGCATGATTTCCTCATTAGTACGTAATTGGGTTTTCTAGTTCATAGCTGATTGCCCAGTACTCTCATTTATAAAAGCAAGTGCACGCAATCTCTGATGGTGCCTGGCCTACCATGCGTATACTGGCCTCCCATTATTTAAGTACCAGCAATGTGTCAGTATGACAGGTTCGATGCTGAATTAAAACAGCTAGGTATTGCATGTGATGAAGTCCCGGCCAGCGGACGGCCAGTTGTTTGTAGCGGTGGAATACTTCATTACAACAAGTCTTAGAACATTTACATTGGGTGCttcgtaaaatattttataatttagttaaaaatgatatttttaaattttattcatcttttaaaaatttcttatatctcattttctattctttttatattttattaaaataatatatttttattatttttttattacttttttctttcacttctatttataaatttaactactcaatattttttcttatgttttgaattattactctagtgaatatcttaaacaaaaatttaaattattttttgtgagtatgataatatttttataattaatttttttatatttttgtaattatttaaattatttttaaaattattatttaaaactataataaatatgagtatgataaAAAGTAtagatgattaaaaatatataaatataatagaaagtgtaaatgattagaataaaatattaataaaaaataatttggagATGTATAATAGTTTtctaaatagataaaattataataaatatgagtatgataaAAAGtgtaaataattgaaaatagataaatataataaaaagtataaatgattaatataaaatattaataaaaaataatttaaaaatgtatAATGAACTACTGTATATCTCACAAACGCTTTCCCAAAATAGAGATAAGGACGTTTAATAATATCCTTTAAATTTCcataaaattatgaaagaaaGTACCGTACGCGATACCCGTTCGGATGCTGAACTTAGCTTTATCGCAACTGAAAAGTCTGATTAGGTAAAATGTCTTTTTCTTGTCATTATTTCGCTTTGGACTTCTCACTCGTCATGTTGAACTTTCCCGCGGGTCTCTTTAAAGTTAATAATTCTAGCCTCCAGGGTTGCACGAAAAGTCGTGTACCCAGCCCGAGCCTATCCAAAATACCTGACCCGTTCCAATGCttttaggttttgaaaatcaggTAATAGTAATATGCCAATCAATTTGTCCAgatcattttcttatatatatatatctttatatatataaagtggctatctaacggaattttattggtttaacggtttttgttgttttaccgttaaaattaacgccgttagttacatgaataaattaaagtggctctctctttttaaaagttcttaattttttaatctctctccccaatcacttatgaataaattcataattattaaaattcatgcagcatgcatgatcctgtaacctatgcattgatgatcatttatttatgaggtatattagatatctatatatatatattctattatatatatctatataaattatataaatatatattctatattctattatatatatatatgatcttttatataaattataatttatatatcaatttatttatgtgatttaaaatttttattcattccttatataaacaaagagaaatgtaaaataattaagtttaaatatatttaccaactacatttacgaatacaattatcctaataaaatattatttatttatcaatttaaattcattatgaaacattaaaatcaaataataatatcttataaaaaccttagtattttatttctttataaaaattatgttactttttaaaaataattgctttattaaattaagaaaacgtgtctttactgttaacagtttatctcctgtgctgcacatgtttgtttcaagattctttttttttttttttttttataaattctaaatgctttaaaactgatttaagtctatcttactatttgatgttagaatttatatattttttttctaaaaatattacattattattcaaaattttttccttaataaaaataatatttctatacactggacaaacgtcccttggacgttgcccaactactagtatatatataaatgcaaacatatatttgtataattggaccattaaattgactatattaaattatacatatataaatatttatataattataaatagtgTCAATACATCTTTACAGATGTACTTTTCACTttataaatgttattttattatttttttttctctcccctCATACTTCTTCACAGATTTTATATAGTGGGTTCTAATTGAAAAATAGctaaaaacaaataattttaggaaaaataataataataaatgtgagAGTTTCTGCAAAGACAATCTCCATGACATATAATTTTGCATTTGCATAAAGATAAACTAATGCCAATGCTATGTGCCCTAATGCAACATTGCACTTTTCTTATTTAtgctttaaacatttttaaataataagtaaaaaaaatcaatatattaataattacttttttaataaaaaaataaataaataaatatatgagtaGTCAAAATGATAGAACAAAATGAGAgggcattattttttaaaatttcacctGTTTTCCGATTTTAATAGTTTGGGATTGGGTTATTACCcaagggctttgctacacgcagtcgggaaacgcagtcggcgtgcagtcggctgtacggaatgaataaaaaaaaattataaaaaaattattttatattcaaggggacctgcatgaattataaaaagttataaaaataatttttttttttcatataggtcctgtattaattttttttttacagccgactgcacgccgactgcgtttcccgactgcataaatcatttctcattaCCCAATACCTGGACATAAAGTCACAGTTTTACGCCAGATAtagtaatctctctctctctctctctctatgtatgATGTATCTCTGTGTCTCGCTCGCTCGCTCTCTCCATTGGTTGGATTGTGGAATATTTCTTTGTAAGGTTCGTTGGTCCCTAATTGAAGGTAAGaagttttaaataaatgccCCAATGTTCACTATTTTTACATCAATCttggttttatttgattttgtggGTTGATTTTATTAGGTGCAAGGATTAGAGTTTGTATGGTGGTTgttggattttaaaatttttggttCGATATTGATTTAGCATTTTTGTATGGTGAGTAACAACCTCCACAACGAAAATTTAGGTATTTGTTTGCTTGGAAGATTCTTCCTTCATCTTCGATGAAAGAGGGCGAAGATGTACTgatcatccaaaaaaaaaaaaaaaagagggcaAAATGTGTGgagaaacaattttaattaaaagagaAGATTTTGTCAACTAAGCGGATTGAGTTTGCTTCCGTtgtgttta
This sequence is a window from Carya illinoinensis cultivar Pawnee chromosome 9, C.illinoinensisPawnee_v1, whole genome shotgun sequence. Protein-coding genes within it:
- the LOC122276264 gene encoding protein SRG1-like, with product MDHQEKLQTLGRSIAVPWVQDLAKEKKSTIPPRYVIPHQDPPLIISNTSSLPQLPVIDLQTILSNNEDFSELDKLHLASQEWGFFQLINHGVSSSLLENVKSGIQEFFELPMEEKKKYWQQGGDIEGFGQAFVVSDEQKLDWGDLFYMVTLPTHLRKPHLFPKLPLPLRDNLEAYSAELKALAMKIFDLMAKALRMEAGDMTDLFEEGWQGMRMNYYPPCPQPELAIGLKPHSDSVGLTILLQVNEMEGLQIRKNGMWIPVKPLPNAFIVNIGDILEIVTNGTYRSIEHRATVNSEKERLSIATFYSPKLDGDMGPAPSLISPERSPALFRRIGVADYFRDHFSRELRGKSYLDTMRIDHPK